TGGTGGTTGAGATCACATAGCAAATACTGGCATTATGTTCTCATCCTGCAGGTCTTTCTGGCAATAGCAATATCTGAAAACGCAGTTGCAATAAGTGGAGGAGATCCTCCGTACATCGTCATTGATGAATTCGTGGCGGCGGCTTTTCTGATAATACCCGCGGTCAGCCTGGTGGATGTAGTCACAGGCTTCATACTTTTCAGCTTACTTGACTACTATGAGATCTTTGGTATCCACCGGGTTGAAAACCTTCACGGGGGATTTGGAATTGTCCTGGACGATATGGCCGCAGTTTTGCTAAGTATCCTGTTTGTTATTCTGATCAACAGGACTTTCAGATACTGGAAGAGGATTAAAGATAGTCGAATGGACTAAATTTAAAAAAGATATATTTAAGTTCTCTCTATGCGTCTGGAATTTTCCCGGTAGTATTCAAAAAGATCCCATCC
The window above is part of the Methanolobus zinderi genome. Proteins encoded here:
- a CDS encoding phosphatidylglycerophosphatase A, producing MSDMSIFIASLAGIGWLPFAAGIASVLGAGWGWWLRSHSKYWHYVLILQVFLAIAISENAVAISGGDPPYIVIDEFVAAAFLIIPAVSLVDVVTGFILFSLLDYYEIFGIHRVENLHGGFGIVLDDMAAVLLSILFVILINRTFRYWKRIKDSRMD